From a single Anomaloglossus baeobatrachus isolate aAnoBae1 chromosome 4, aAnoBae1.hap1, whole genome shotgun sequence genomic region:
- the LOC142301081 gene encoding E3 ubiquitin-protein ligase TRIM11-like, which produces MASADLRDELLCSICLSTYTDPVMLRCGHNFCRVCIDRVLDTQDGSGVYSCPDCRERFQERPALMRNIALRNIMENFLITPPTQTETGICCTYCVDSPVPAVRSCLHCEASLCEKHLRAHSNSPEHVLSDPSTSLEKRKCSVHKKILEYYCTEDTACICVSCSLAREHREHRVEMLDDASEKKKKKMRNVLQKLIKKREDTEERARSLEEQRSKAQKKAAGEAKRVTALCTDIRRRVDDLEKKVLSEISRQEKEESLSLSALIHQLEIKKDELSRKMRHIEELCNMTDPLTVLGYFHTCVERYPLHCEPDTGDLCDPEEEGGDEDTGGHDKQLHDGDDLDVAVISHTLHTLCEVITDIRSGIYVEGPADILLDVNTAANSLLISDDLKTATWTREKQKRPETAERFKYNQVMSRNGFTSGRHYWDVEGSRSGNWMVGMCYPSMDRRGQHSYIGHNNKSWSLWRYNNQYSAMHDRKVIRLPDEISSDRFRICLDYEAGQLSLYELCDPIRHLHTFTATFSEPLHALLCVHHCSLKILGGKAGFTRCDIANAESLGSRNL; this is translated from the exons ATGGCGTCTGCTGATCTGAGAgacgagctgctctgctccatctgtctgagcACTTATACAGATCctgtaatgctgagatgtggacacaacttctgccgggtctgtattgatcgtgtgctggatacacaggacgggtctggagtttattcctgtcctgactGCAGAGAAAGGTTTCAGGAGCGGCCGGCGCTGATGAGGAACATAGCTCTGCGTAACATAATGGAGAATTTCCTGATTACTCCACCAACACAGACAGAAACCGGGAtctgctgcacttactgtgtggactctcctgtacctgctgttagatcctgtctacactgtgaggcttctctgtgtgagaaaCACCTGAGGGCTCACAGCAACTCACCAGAGcacgtcttatctgatcccagcacttctctggagaaaaggaaatgttctgtccataagaagatcctggaatattactgcactgaggacactgcttgtatctgtgtgtcctgcagtttggcCAGAGAACACCGGGAACACCGGGTGGAGATGCTGGATGATGCctcagagaagaagaagaaaaaaatgagAAATGTTCTTCAGAAACTAATCAAAAAGAGAGAGGACACTGAGGAAAGAGCCCGGAGTCTGGAGGAGCAGAGGAGCAAAGCTCAAAAGAAAGCTGCTGGAGAAGCCAagagagtcactgccctgtgtacagacatcaggagacgggtggacgacctggagaagaaggtcctgagtgagatctccaggcaggaaaaggaagagtcactgtcactgtctgctctgatccatcagctggagataaagaaggacgagctgtcaaggaagatgaggcacattgaggagctgtgtaacatgactgatccactgaccgtcttaggctactttcacacttgcgttgaacggtatccgttgcattgc gaaccagacaccggggacttgtgtgatcctgaggaggagggaggtgatgaggacacagggggacatgataaacagctccatgatggagatgacttggatgtggctgtgatctcacacacattacacacattatgtgaggtaataacAGATATAAGGAGCGGGATCTATGTGGAGggtcctgcagacatattactggatgtaaacacagCTGCTAATAGTCtccttatatcagacgacctgaaaactgcgACCTGGACACGAGAGAAGCAGAAacgtccagaaacagcagagagattcaagtataatcaggtgatgagcaggaatggatttacctcaggacgacattactgggatgtggagggCAGTAGATCAGGCAATTGGATGGTGGGGATGTGTTACCCCAGTATGGACAGGAGAGGGCAGCATTCATATATTGGGCATAATAACAAGTCCTGGAGTTTGTGGAGATATAATAATCAGTATTCAGCGATGCATGACAGGAAAGTGATCCGGTTACCTGACGAGATCTCCAGTGATAGATTTAGGATCTGTCTAgattatgaggccgggcagctgtccttgtatgagctgtgtgaccccatcagacacttacacacatTCACTGCCaccttctccgagccccttcatgctCTATTATGTGTACATCATTGTTCTTTAAAGATATTGgggggtaaagcgggctttacacgctgcgacatcgctaatgcggagtcgttggggtcacggaatttgtga